The Acidobacteriota bacterium genome includes a window with the following:
- a CDS encoding M23 family metallopeptidase, which translates to MLSKRYTIVLADRTTGVVRRFTISVKVAAAVVSIAVGLPMLIGVGAAFKARYDVAALYVAHDTLELENASYRAATETLAGQIVALQTTMSDLGAKAALDPALQNSMDKLPAVVKNRAMGGPTASATLTTLAPGLASPENTFNVLRDLLQGLESRLQTVRSNVDKRNALAAATPSIWPTHGWLSSSMGNRADPLTGEKDFHPGLDISADKGDPVYATADGTVSSAAMAGNYGNLVVIDHGYGIETRYGHLSAFKVRDGQAVKRGDLLGLVGTTGRTTGPHLHYEVRANGRILNPLQLLLTPRRASGN; encoded by the coding sequence ATGCTCTCTAAGCGATACACCATTGTTCTGGCCGACCGCACGACCGGTGTCGTGCGTCGCTTCACGATCAGCGTGAAGGTGGCGGCCGCTGTGGTGTCGATCGCGGTGGGCCTGCCCATGTTGATTGGCGTCGGCGCCGCCTTCAAGGCGCGGTACGACGTGGCCGCGTTATACGTCGCGCACGACACGCTTGAGCTCGAGAACGCCAGCTACCGGGCGGCGACCGAAACCCTGGCCGGCCAGATTGTCGCGCTCCAGACGACGATGTCGGACCTCGGCGCCAAGGCCGCCCTTGACCCCGCGCTGCAGAACTCCATGGACAAGCTGCCGGCCGTGGTCAAGAACCGCGCGATGGGCGGGCCGACCGCGAGCGCCACGCTCACTACCCTGGCGCCCGGGCTGGCGTCGCCTGAAAACACCTTTAACGTGCTGAGGGACCTGCTCCAGGGCCTCGAGAGCCGCCTGCAGACCGTGCGCTCCAACGTGGACAAGCGCAATGCGCTGGCCGCGGCGACGCCCTCGATCTGGCCGACCCACGGCTGGTTGTCGTCGAGCATGGGCAATCGCGCCGATCCGCTCACCGGTGAGAAAGACTTTCACCCCGGTCTCGACATCTCCGCCGACAAGGGAGACCCCGTCTATGCCACGGCCGACGGCACGGTCAGCAGCGCCGCGATGGCCGGGAACTACGGCAACCTGGTGGTCATCGATCACGGCTACGGCATTGAAACCCGCTACGGCCACCTCTCGGCGTTCAAGGTTCGCGACGGCCAGGCCGTGAAGCGCGGCGACCTGCTTGGACTGGTCGGCACCACCGGACGCACGACCGGCCCGCACCTGCACTACGAGGTGCGCGCCAACGGCCGCATCCTCAACCCGCTCCAGCTCCTGCTCACCCCCCGCCGCGCCAGCGGCAACTAA